In Tachysurus vachellii isolate PV-2020 chromosome 10, HZAU_Pvac_v1, whole genome shotgun sequence, the following proteins share a genomic window:
- the exd2 gene encoding exonuclease 3'-5' domain-containing protein 2 isoform X3, with amino-acid sequence MSRQSTFTAAVATLLGATLGGLFLWRSIYAQKRKALKVPKDTCQLPVERLGPLELSSTVVHHSQDLTPLSLPETPKYVSVPSIEKLLAVPAVVVSSTDEFEKHWPLFQKDLDVFPVLGLDCEWVSIKGKACAVSLLQMATYSGRCMLVRLLPFRDTQLPLPNGLVQVLRDARVLKVGVGCYEDGKRLASDHGLALVCTVDLRYLALRQRNAVLNNGLSLKSLAADLLNVTLDKSLELRCSNWEAENLSWEQMSYAARDAQISVSLFLYLSELYSEPCLLSENETDFSKLAGHCQGLVDVPFRWRNEGDEGERRRRCRRSTVDSPESGDQQVPDPRRNKRKPLGVGYSARKSPLYDNCFLHAPDGQPLCTCDKKKAKWYLDKGIGELVSEEPFIVRLLFEPSGRPDSQKDYYLTAKENLCVVCGKAESYIRKNIVPHEYRRHFPTEMKDHNSHDILLLCTSCHAASNVYDGFLKQQLADEFSAPQGCEEGVKMLEDSDRRRVRSAARALLSANDSMPATRREELLSVVHAYFCNEGDEEEEDSLTEGRLHTAANLETRIFNEGYVPHGLKVVQVYAERGLRGLIELERRWRQHFLSSMQPKFLPPLWSVDHNHEKYLRKYGENLLVTLT; translated from the exons ATGTCCAGACAGAGCACTTTCACTGCAGCAGTGGCAACCTTGTTAGGAGCCACTCTTGGAGGACTGTTCCTGTGGCGTAGTATATATGCACAGAAGAGAAAAGCTCTCAAAGTCCCAAAGGACACTTGTCAGTTGCCTGTGGAGCGCCTCGGACCTCTGGAATTGAGCAGCACTGTTGTTCACCATTCACAAGACCTCACACCACTATCGCTACCAGAGACTCCAAAATATGTGTCAGTTCCATCCATTGAGAAGTTACTGGCGGTTCCAGCGGTCGTGGTGAGCTCAACAGATGAGTTTGAAAAACACTGGCCTTTGTTCCAGAAGGATTTGGATGTCTTCCCTGTGCTGGGTTTGGACTGTGAATGG GTGTCCATCAAAGGCAAGGCATGTGCCGTGTCTTTGCTCCAGATGGCTACGTACTCGGGCCGCTGTATGCTGGTCAGACTGCTGCCTTTTCGTGACACCCAGCTGCCTCTTCCTAATGGTTTGGTACAGGTTCTGAGAGACGCTCGTGTGCTAAAGGTGGGTGTTGGCTGCTATGAAGATGGCAAGCGCCTGGCCAGTGACCACGGCCTGGCCCTTGTTTGCACAGTGGACTTGCGCTACTTGGCACTTAGACAAAG GAATGCAGTGCTGAATAATGGGCTGAGTTTAAAGTCCCTGGCTGCAGACCTGCTtaatgtcactctggataaatctCTGGAGCTGCGCTGTAGTAACTGGGAAGCTGAAAACCTGAGCTGGGAGCAG ATGTCATATGCAGCACGTGATGCCCAGATTtcagtctctctgtttctctaccTGTCGGAACTCTACTCTGAGCCATGCCTGCTGAGTGAAAATGAGACCGACTTCTCAAAGCTGGCTGGTCACTGCCAGGGCCTGGTGGATGTGCCCTTTAGGTGGCGCAATGAAGGGGACGAGGGGGAACGTAGACGCCGGTGTCGCAGATCTACTGTCGATAGTCCTGAGTCTGGTGATCAGCAAGTACCAGACCCACGTAGGAACAAGCGGAAACCCCTTGGAGTTGGATATTCAGCCAG GAAATCCCCATTGTACGACAACTGCTTCCTTCATGCACCTGATGGCCAGCCGCTTTGCACATGTGACAAGAAAAAGGCTAAATGGTACCTTGACAAAGGAATCGGAG AGCTGGTCAGTGAGGAGCCCTTCATCGTGCGTTTGCTGTTTGAGCCCTCAGGTCGCCCTGACTCTCAGAAGGATTATTACCTCACAGCCAAAGAAAATCTCTGTGTGGTATGTGGAAAAGCTGAGTCCTACATCAG AAAGAACATCGTTCCACACGAGTACAGGCGCCATTTTCCCACTGAGATGAAGGACCACAACTCCCATGACATCCTGCTGCTGTGCACTTCCTGCCATGCGGCGTCTAACGTGTACGACGGCTTCCTAAAGCAGCAACTAGCAGACGAGTTCTCTGCCCCGCAGGGCTGTGAGGAGGGTGTAAAGATGCTGGAGGACTCGGATCGGCGGCGAGTGCGATCAGCTGCCCGTGCCCTTCTCAGTGCCAATGACAGCATGCCTGCTACCAGGCGAGAAGAGCTCCTGTCAGTCGTTCATGCGTACTTCTGCAATGaaggtgatgaggaggaggaggacagcCTCACAGAGGGAAGGCTGCACACAGCAGCTAACCTGGAGACACG gatcttTAATGAGGGCTATGTGCCACATGGGCTGAAGGTGGTACAGGTGTATGCTGAGCGTGGACTGCGTGGCCTGATTGAGTTGGAGCGACGCTGGCGTCAGCACTTCCTGTCCAGCATGCAGCCCAAATTCCTACCTCCACTGTGGTCTGTCGACCATAACCACGAGAAATACCTGCGCAAGTATGGAGAGAACCTGCTCGTTACTCTGACCTGA
- the exd2 gene encoding exonuclease 3'-5' domain-containing protein 2 isoform X1, with the protein MSRQSTFTAAVATLLGATLGGLFLWRSIYAQKRKALKVPKDTCQLPVERLGPLELSSTVVHHSQDLTPLSLPETPKYVSVPSIEKLLAVPAVVVSSTDEFEKHWPLFQKDLDVFPVLGLDCEWVFSCLQVSIKGKACAVSLLQMATYSGRCMLVRLLPFRDTQLPLPNGLVQVLRDARVLKVGVGCYEDGKRLASDHGLALVCTVDLRYLALRQRNAVLNNGLSLKSLAADLLNVTLDKSLELRCSNWEAENLSWEQMSYAARDAQISVSLFLYLSELYSEPCLLSENETDFSKLAGHCQGLVDVPFRWRNEGDEGERRRRCRRSTVDSPESGDQQVPDPRRNKRKPLGVGYSARKSPLYDNCFLHAPDGQPLCTCDKKKAKWYLDKGIGELVSEEPFIVRLLFEPSGRPDSQKDYYLTAKENLCVVCGKAESYIRKNIVPHEYRRHFPTEMKDHNSHDILLLCTSCHAASNVYDGFLKQQLADEFSAPQGCEEGVKMLEDSDRRRVRSAARALLSANDSMPATRREELLSVVHAYFCNEGDEEEEDSLTEGRLHTAANLETRIFNEGYVPHGLKVVQVYAERGLRGLIELERRWRQHFLSSMQPKFLPPLWSVDHNHEKYLRKYGENLLVTLT; encoded by the exons ATGTCCAGACAGAGCACTTTCACTGCAGCAGTGGCAACCTTGTTAGGAGCCACTCTTGGAGGACTGTTCCTGTGGCGTAGTATATATGCACAGAAGAGAAAAGCTCTCAAAGTCCCAAAGGACACTTGTCAGTTGCCTGTGGAGCGCCTCGGACCTCTGGAATTGAGCAGCACTGTTGTTCACCATTCACAAGACCTCACACCACTATCGCTACCAGAGACTCCAAAATATGTGTCAGTTCCATCCATTGAGAAGTTACTGGCGGTTCCAGCGGTCGTGGTGAGCTCAACAGATGAGTTTGAAAAACACTGGCCTTTGTTCCAGAAGGATTTGGATGTCTTCCCTGTGCTGGGTTTGGACTGTGAATGG GTGTTTTCTTGCTTACAGGTGTCCATCAAAGGCAAGGCATGTGCCGTGTCTTTGCTCCAGATGGCTACGTACTCGGGCCGCTGTATGCTGGTCAGACTGCTGCCTTTTCGTGACACCCAGCTGCCTCTTCCTAATGGTTTGGTACAGGTTCTGAGAGACGCTCGTGTGCTAAAGGTGGGTGTTGGCTGCTATGAAGATGGCAAGCGCCTGGCCAGTGACCACGGCCTGGCCCTTGTTTGCACAGTGGACTTGCGCTACTTGGCACTTAGACAAAG GAATGCAGTGCTGAATAATGGGCTGAGTTTAAAGTCCCTGGCTGCAGACCTGCTtaatgtcactctggataaatctCTGGAGCTGCGCTGTAGTAACTGGGAAGCTGAAAACCTGAGCTGGGAGCAG ATGTCATATGCAGCACGTGATGCCCAGATTtcagtctctctgtttctctaccTGTCGGAACTCTACTCTGAGCCATGCCTGCTGAGTGAAAATGAGACCGACTTCTCAAAGCTGGCTGGTCACTGCCAGGGCCTGGTGGATGTGCCCTTTAGGTGGCGCAATGAAGGGGACGAGGGGGAACGTAGACGCCGGTGTCGCAGATCTACTGTCGATAGTCCTGAGTCTGGTGATCAGCAAGTACCAGACCCACGTAGGAACAAGCGGAAACCCCTTGGAGTTGGATATTCAGCCAG GAAATCCCCATTGTACGACAACTGCTTCCTTCATGCACCTGATGGCCAGCCGCTTTGCACATGTGACAAGAAAAAGGCTAAATGGTACCTTGACAAAGGAATCGGAG AGCTGGTCAGTGAGGAGCCCTTCATCGTGCGTTTGCTGTTTGAGCCCTCAGGTCGCCCTGACTCTCAGAAGGATTATTACCTCACAGCCAAAGAAAATCTCTGTGTGGTATGTGGAAAAGCTGAGTCCTACATCAG AAAGAACATCGTTCCACACGAGTACAGGCGCCATTTTCCCACTGAGATGAAGGACCACAACTCCCATGACATCCTGCTGCTGTGCACTTCCTGCCATGCGGCGTCTAACGTGTACGACGGCTTCCTAAAGCAGCAACTAGCAGACGAGTTCTCTGCCCCGCAGGGCTGTGAGGAGGGTGTAAAGATGCTGGAGGACTCGGATCGGCGGCGAGTGCGATCAGCTGCCCGTGCCCTTCTCAGTGCCAATGACAGCATGCCTGCTACCAGGCGAGAAGAGCTCCTGTCAGTCGTTCATGCGTACTTCTGCAATGaaggtgatgaggaggaggaggacagcCTCACAGAGGGAAGGCTGCACACAGCAGCTAACCTGGAGACACG gatcttTAATGAGGGCTATGTGCCACATGGGCTGAAGGTGGTACAGGTGTATGCTGAGCGTGGACTGCGTGGCCTGATTGAGTTGGAGCGACGCTGGCGTCAGCACTTCCTGTCCAGCATGCAGCCCAAATTCCTACCTCCACTGTGGTCTGTCGACCATAACCACGAGAAATACCTGCGCAAGTATGGAGAGAACCTGCTCGTTACTCTGACCTGA
- the exd2 gene encoding exonuclease 3'-5' domain-containing protein 2 isoform X2 — MSRQSTFTAAVATLLGATLGGLFLWRSIYAQKRKALKVPKDTCQLPVERLGPLELSSTVVHHSQDLTPLSLPETPKYVSVPSIEKLLAVPAVVVSSTDEFEKHWPLFQKDLDVFPVLGLDCEWVKSMRVSIKGKACAVSLLQMATYSGRCMLVRLLPFRDTQLPLPNGLVQVLRDARVLKVGVGCYEDGKRLASDHGLALVCTVDLRYLALRQRNAVLNNGLSLKSLAADLLNVTLDKSLELRCSNWEAENLSWEQMSYAARDAQISVSLFLYLSELYSEPCLLSENETDFSKLAGHCQGLVDVPFRWRNEGDEGERRRRCRRSTVDSPESGDQQVPDPRRNKRKPLGVGYSARKSPLYDNCFLHAPDGQPLCTCDKKKAKWYLDKGIGELVSEEPFIVRLLFEPSGRPDSQKDYYLTAKENLCVVCGKAESYIRKNIVPHEYRRHFPTEMKDHNSHDILLLCTSCHAASNVYDGFLKQQLADEFSAPQGCEEGVKMLEDSDRRRVRSAARALLSANDSMPATRREELLSVVHAYFCNEGDEEEEDSLTEGRLHTAANLETRIFNEGYVPHGLKVVQVYAERGLRGLIELERRWRQHFLSSMQPKFLPPLWSVDHNHEKYLRKYGENLLVTLT, encoded by the exons ATGTCCAGACAGAGCACTTTCACTGCAGCAGTGGCAACCTTGTTAGGAGCCACTCTTGGAGGACTGTTCCTGTGGCGTAGTATATATGCACAGAAGAGAAAAGCTCTCAAAGTCCCAAAGGACACTTGTCAGTTGCCTGTGGAGCGCCTCGGACCTCTGGAATTGAGCAGCACTGTTGTTCACCATTCACAAGACCTCACACCACTATCGCTACCAGAGACTCCAAAATATGTGTCAGTTCCATCCATTGAGAAGTTACTGGCGGTTCCAGCGGTCGTGGTGAGCTCAACAGATGAGTTTGAAAAACACTGGCCTTTGTTCCAGAAGGATTTGGATGTCTTCCCTGTGCTGGGTTTGGACTGTGAATGGGTAAAGAGCATGCGT GTGTCCATCAAAGGCAAGGCATGTGCCGTGTCTTTGCTCCAGATGGCTACGTACTCGGGCCGCTGTATGCTGGTCAGACTGCTGCCTTTTCGTGACACCCAGCTGCCTCTTCCTAATGGTTTGGTACAGGTTCTGAGAGACGCTCGTGTGCTAAAGGTGGGTGTTGGCTGCTATGAAGATGGCAAGCGCCTGGCCAGTGACCACGGCCTGGCCCTTGTTTGCACAGTGGACTTGCGCTACTTGGCACTTAGACAAAG GAATGCAGTGCTGAATAATGGGCTGAGTTTAAAGTCCCTGGCTGCAGACCTGCTtaatgtcactctggataaatctCTGGAGCTGCGCTGTAGTAACTGGGAAGCTGAAAACCTGAGCTGGGAGCAG ATGTCATATGCAGCACGTGATGCCCAGATTtcagtctctctgtttctctaccTGTCGGAACTCTACTCTGAGCCATGCCTGCTGAGTGAAAATGAGACCGACTTCTCAAAGCTGGCTGGTCACTGCCAGGGCCTGGTGGATGTGCCCTTTAGGTGGCGCAATGAAGGGGACGAGGGGGAACGTAGACGCCGGTGTCGCAGATCTACTGTCGATAGTCCTGAGTCTGGTGATCAGCAAGTACCAGACCCACGTAGGAACAAGCGGAAACCCCTTGGAGTTGGATATTCAGCCAG GAAATCCCCATTGTACGACAACTGCTTCCTTCATGCACCTGATGGCCAGCCGCTTTGCACATGTGACAAGAAAAAGGCTAAATGGTACCTTGACAAAGGAATCGGAG AGCTGGTCAGTGAGGAGCCCTTCATCGTGCGTTTGCTGTTTGAGCCCTCAGGTCGCCCTGACTCTCAGAAGGATTATTACCTCACAGCCAAAGAAAATCTCTGTGTGGTATGTGGAAAAGCTGAGTCCTACATCAG AAAGAACATCGTTCCACACGAGTACAGGCGCCATTTTCCCACTGAGATGAAGGACCACAACTCCCATGACATCCTGCTGCTGTGCACTTCCTGCCATGCGGCGTCTAACGTGTACGACGGCTTCCTAAAGCAGCAACTAGCAGACGAGTTCTCTGCCCCGCAGGGCTGTGAGGAGGGTGTAAAGATGCTGGAGGACTCGGATCGGCGGCGAGTGCGATCAGCTGCCCGTGCCCTTCTCAGTGCCAATGACAGCATGCCTGCTACCAGGCGAGAAGAGCTCCTGTCAGTCGTTCATGCGTACTTCTGCAATGaaggtgatgaggaggaggaggacagcCTCACAGAGGGAAGGCTGCACACAGCAGCTAACCTGGAGACACG gatcttTAATGAGGGCTATGTGCCACATGGGCTGAAGGTGGTACAGGTGTATGCTGAGCGTGGACTGCGTGGCCTGATTGAGTTGGAGCGACGCTGGCGTCAGCACTTCCTGTCCAGCATGCAGCCCAAATTCCTACCTCCACTGTGGTCTGTCGACCATAACCACGAGAAATACCTGCGCAAGTATGGAGAGAACCTGCTCGTTACTCTGACCTGA
- the si:ch211-168d23.3 gene encoding BRD4-interacting chromatin-remodeling complex-associated protein, which translates to MEDEDGTCLLDVLCDPQALNDFLHGTKELLSGDLLINSSSGEPSLFTDTPSPVSLLADDAGSHDTPISGCVDLSFLDEALLASPAGGEDSEEVCEPPQVVAEVPQQQEEEEETCDILQQSLQEADITEHTLALEAGLAQSSEALSLYPSGIPPPSPPYMSKALSISGATPLPRDTQVAVEPPQPSLLAVGPGCPSLKPVPPQLMGLLPGNVFPAPPTPDTSFCLSRAQGSNMIIHKTLPGLTLSPAVRTTAPPEIILQRTPLPIQPKLPVNIQPRLVQISPKPSEQKSSAGLAFIPPAASQNILLSSPVGPRQPLPSQSTTTLNKPVSLQLVNQGGSIVIQPQSLFQGQSHFILPSQGSVNQSATVSSPLLSTTNNQLPSGAPLAGQFVDGSQIVTVRPRQLNFSPVFTTPTGQLTLRQGALLSGPLQLQSAPPTVFQMPAQLAGAYSAHAHGQQGGVVHTPALGKQITLINTPGVLAPDMTAISIVNGPSLVQSLPFVSQAQRPMAGGPEEQLSLPQAPVLLLPERTAADKNATNEQLQSILQKGTLSPPASVQAAIAKMHTEPSPVITLLQAPTERTNSPEPVTLLSKHLITHPEKQQAVEGGQTPPNQAFVHNPLQESLNPAASAESLDSNISPAASETESSNMVLAVCSSSEVLSVLTECGGIPTPVHSGSEHGDMLVSPPITQCSGSTPSTMFPTPPLSDRQPSSAFVVLSGKMQGQEESILCMSPSSIPEKISVSDQQHLPIPVSTGLSGVLESGLNEAWQHKQSKLKVPGVMDDEEIPSLDLQESFEGLSSQDTQSYTALQVPCVSVKARERLTPVMRQQRLKQQLCSDYDAVLNPNTCSRFTSLEDAARHLLPYHTCSRALPSQADLLTVDKQFENVSELLLKCTTDMLNKYRQLLLAESQQESPSAEMVMLERLFLQSERLLLGEERRRARGDPESFLMSLRKASWQRGMLPPRHPNTSASPPSPPAWALHSDRPPGLKTYCSRSRGALRLTIKHESGSRKVIHNSACDEPHAPTGHKRTLDGQLTNRGRNEREQLLSPTETRSEQKQAEVDVGMNRTACNSITKSEHKSEIAEGSFPDVQTPEVKRSKLDVADGLADEGGLSEHLQSAIDSILELQRLQGPAACLKPKLQPCTLEQSISCVLEGEM; encoded by the exons ATGGAGGATGAAGATGGCACATGCTTACTTGATGTGTTGTG TGACCCACAAGCCCTGAATGACTTCCTTCATGGGACAAAAGAG CTGCTAAGTGGAGACCTGCTCATTAATTCTTCCTCTGGGGAGCCGTCCTTGTTCACAGACACGCCG AGCCCTGTCTCCTTGTTGGCAGATGATGCTGGCTCTCATGACACACCTATATCAGGGTGTGTGGATCTCTCCTTCCTGGATGAGGCCTTGCTGGCTTCTCCAGCAGGAGGAGAGGATTCTGAAGAGGTATGCGAACCTCCACAAGTTGTGGCAGAAGTGCCACAGCaacaggaagaggaggaggagacatGTGACATATTACAGCAGAGTCTCCAGGAGGCTGACATCACTGAGCACACACTGGCTTTAGAGGCAGGTCTTGCCCAGTCTAGTGAAGCACTCTCTCTCTACCCATCTGGTATACCCCCACCTTCACCTCCATATATGTCAAAAGCACTGAGCATCTCTGGGGCAACACCATTGCCCAGGGACACACAAGTTGCAGTGGAGCCTCCTCAACCATCCCTCTTAGCTGTGGGACCAGGTTGCCCTTCACTCAAGCCTGTACCACCCCAATTAATGGGGCTGTTACCTGGGAATGTATTCCCTGCACCTCCCACACCTGACACATCCTTCTGCCTGAGTCGTGCACAGGGTTCCAACATGATCATCCACAAAACCCTTCCAGGCCTTACATTGAGTCCTGCTGTTAGGACAACAGCACCTCCAGAGATTATATTGCAAAGGACACCTTTGCCCATCCAACCCAAGCTGCCAGTCAACATCCAGCCTAGACTGGTACAGATAAGCCCAAAACCATCCGAGCAGAAATCATCCGCAGGACTTGCTTTCATTCCTCCAGCTGCATCACAGAATATCCTGTTGTCTTCTCCTGTGGGCCCCAGGCAGCCTCTGCCATCACAGTCTACAACCACACTCAACAAGCCTGTGAGTTTGCAGCTAGTCAACCAGGGAGGCTCAATTGTCATTCAGCCCCAGAGTCTATTTCAGGGCCAGAGCCACTTTATATTGCCTAGTCAAGGCTCTGTAAACCAGTCTGCAACTGTCTCTAGTCCGCTGCTCAGCACGACAAACAATCAATTGCCAAGTGGAGCCCCTCTGGCAGGACAGTTTGTTGATGGCTCACAGATTGTAACAGTACGCCCCAGACAACTGAATTTTAGCCCGGTGTTTACCACTCCAACTGGGCAGCTAACACTCAGACAGGGAGCGCTCCTGTCTGGACCCCTGCAGCTTCAGTCAGCGCCACCTACCGTCTTCCAGATGCCGGCGCAGCTAGCAGGGGCCTATTCTGCTCATGCACATGGGCAGCAAGGTGGTGTTGTCCACACTCCTGCCTTAGGGAAGCAGATCACCTTGATCAATACTCCTGGAGTGCTTGCCCCTGATATGACTGCCATATCAATAGTGAATGGGCCATCCTTGGTGCAAAGCTTGCCCTTTGTGTCCCAGGCACAGAGGCCTATGGCAGGAGGCCCTGAGGAGCAGCTAAGTCTTCCACAGGCACCAGTGCTTCTTTTGCCAGAGAGAACAGCAGCAGATAAAAATGCAACAAATGAACAGCTACAGAGTATCTTACAA AAAGGCACCCTGTCTCCTCCAGCTTCAGTGCAAGCTGCTATAGCCAAAATGCACACAGAGCCTTCCCCAGTCATTACTCTATTGCAGGCACCAACAGAGAGAACCAATTCCCCTGAGCCTGTCACATTATTGTCCAAACACCTAATTACACACCCAGAGAAGCAGCAAGCTGTTGAAGGAGGCCAAACACCACCAAATCAAGCATTCGTGCACAATCCCCTACAG GAATCACTTAACCCTGCAGCCTCTGCCGAGTCTTTGGACAGCAACATCTCTCCTGCAGCTAGTGAGACAGAGTCTTCAAACATGGTATTGGCTGTTTGTTCCTCATCTGAGGTTCTCTCTGTGCTGACCGAGTGTGGAGGAATCCCCACTCCAGTGCATTCTGGGTCAGAGCATGGTGACATGTTAGTCTCACCGCCCATAACCCAGTGTTCTGGAAGTACTCCCTCGACAATGTTTCCTACACCTCCACTTTCAGACAGACAGCCCTCCTCAGCATTTGTGGTTCTCAGTGGCAAAATGCAGGGGCAAGAGGAATCCATTCTGTGCATGAGTCCATCTTCAATACCAGAAAAGATATCCGTTTCTGATCAACAGCATTTACCCATCCCTGTATCGACGGGCCTTAGTGGAGTCCTGGAGTCTGGCCTCAATGAAGCCTGGCAGCACAAACAAAGTA AACTCAAAGTTCCTGGTGTAATGGATGATGAAGAAATACCCTCACTGGACCTGCAGGAGAGTTTTGAGGGCTTGTCATCCCAGGACACCCAGAGCTACACTGCACTTCAG GTGCCATGTGTCAGTGTGAAGGCAAGAGAAAGACTCACCCCAGTAATGCGGCAGCAGAG GCTCAAGCAGCAGCTTTGTTCAGACTATGATGCTGTTCTTAATCCAAATACATGCTCTCGGTTCACTTCGCTTGAGGATGCAGCGAGACACCTGTTGCCCTACCATACCTGCTCCAGAGCCTTACCCAGCCAAGCCGATCTGCTAACAG TGGATAAGCAGTTTGAGAACgtatcagagctgctgctgaaaTGTACTACAGACATGCTAAACAAATACAGGCAGCTCTTACTGGCAGAGTCTCAG CAAGAAAGTCCTTCAGCAGAGATGGTGATGCTAGAACGGTTGTTCCTGCAGTCAGAGCGACTCTTACTCGGGGAGGAGAGACGCAGAGCAAGAGGTGATCCGG AGTCCTTTCTGATGTCATTGCGTAAAGCATCATGGCAACGTGGCATGCTGCCTCCACGCCACCCTAACACCTCAGCCAGTCCCCCGTCACCCCCTGCGTGGGCACTACATTCAGACAGACCCCCAGGTCTTAAAACATATTGCTCCAGGAGCAGGGGGGCACTGCGCCTTACCATCAAGCATGAGTCAGGATCACGGAAAGTCATACATAACTCTGCCTGTGATGAGCCGCACGCCCCAACTGGACATAAACGCACCTTAGACGGGCAGCTAACTAACAGAGGAAGGAATGAACGAGAGCAACTGCTGAGTCCTACAGAGACGAGAtcagaacaaaaacaagcagagGTTGATGTGGGCATGAACAGGACAGCCTGCAATTCGATCACAAAGTCAGAGCACAAATCAGAAATAGCAGAGGGATCATTTCCTGATGTGCAAACCCCAGAGGTTAAAAGAAGCAAGCTGGATGTCGCAGATGGGTTGGCGGATGAAGGTGGCCTGAGCGAGCACCTGCAGAGCGCTATAGACAGCATCCTGGAGCTTCAGCGGCTTCAGGGACCAGCAGCTTGTCTTAAGCCCAAGCTGCAGCCCTGCACACTGGAGCAAAGCATCAGCTGTGTGCTGGAGGGAGAAATGTAA
- the LOC132852029 gene encoding enhancer of rudimentary homolog: MSHTILLVQPAKRPEGRTYADYESVNECMEGVCKMFEEHLKRMNPNSPSITYDISQLFDFIDDLADLSCLVYRTDTQTYQPNNKDWIKEKMYILLRRQAQQAGK; encoded by the exons ATG TCCCATACTATTCTGCTTGTTCAGCCCGCAAAGAGACCAGAAGGACGGACATATGCTGATTATGAATCTGTTAATGAGTGCATGGAAG GagtgtgtaaaatgtttgaGGAGCACTTAAAAAGAATGAATCCTAACAGTCCATCGATCACATATGATATTAGTCAGCTGTTTGATTTCATCGATGACCTGGCAGACCTCAGCTGCTTGGT ATaccggacagacacacagacgtaTCAACCCAACAACAAAGACTGGATCAAagagaaaatgtatatattgcTGCGCCGCCAAGCTCAGCAGGCTGGGAAATAA